GCAAGTGACCCAGATTTCCGGCGTTCCTGAAGTGAGCGATCGCGGTCAGGGCGGTTTGCTGGATGTCGTTCTTCACCCCAATTTTACTCAAAATGGTTGGGTGTATCTCACCTACTCTAAACCCAACGGGAATGGGGAAACCGCAACCGCTTTAGCGCGAGGCCGCTTAAACGGCACAGCGTTAGAGGATGTGACAGATATCTTCGTACAAAACCGCTATTCTCAACCCGGACGCCACTATGGTTCGCGGCTGGCTTGGACGAATGACGGTAAGCTATTGATGACCATTGGCGATCGCGGTGTTGAACCCCCCCGCGCCCAAGATCGCGCCGATCATGCCGGAACCCTTCTGCGCCTGAATGACGACGGTTCGGTTCCCAATGACAACCCCTTTGTAGGAAACCCCGAAGTCCTCGATGAAATCTATGCTTACGGACTGCGGAACATCCAAGGGTTAGTCGTCGATCCGGCAACCAATCAAATCTGGGTAACAGATCACGGCCCGCGAGGGGGAGACAAACTCAACCGCATCGAAGCGGGAAATAACTACGGCTGGCCAATTGTCACGCGCGGACTCGATTATGGCACAGAAGGCCCCTTCCCCGATGCGATCGCCCGTCGTGCTGAAGGAATAGCCCCTCCTTTCTACGAATTTCTCCCCACCCATGCGCCTTCCGGTTTAGCTTTTGTCACCGCCCCCCAATTCTCCGCTTGGCAAGGAAACCTGTTAGCCGGGGGACTCCGCAGCCAACGCATCCGCCGGGTTGTGTTTGATGCGAATGAAGTGCTGCATGAAGAGGAATTGCTGCTTAGAACCGTAGGGCGGATTCGCGATGTTCGTCAAGGGCCAAACGGTCATATCTACGTTCTAACAGATGAATCTGACGGGGGACTGTACCGGATCGAGCCGATTAATTAGTAGCGATACCCCTCTACATGGCATCCCGTTAAGCGCGATCTTAGCGGGCGCTTTTTGTTGGTAAAATAGACCTCTCAGCAGATCGGGGATATTGTGAGGAAGTTGCTGAGGTCGAGGCGGCAAGGCGTTTTA
This Desertifilum tharense IPPAS B-1220 DNA region includes the following protein-coding sequences:
- a CDS encoding PQQ-dependent sugar dehydrogenase, which translates into the protein MSIQLKRIPSILAFSLIFSAACTMPGDVQARDLSQNLTEVATEDTQYKDIRILKVAENLENPWAVAFLPDGRYLVTERRGRLNLIDNGQVTQISGVPEVSDRGQGGLLDVVLHPNFTQNGWVYLTYSKPNGNGETATALARGRLNGTALEDVTDIFVQNRYSQPGRHYGSRLAWTNDGKLLMTIGDRGVEPPRAQDRADHAGTLLRLNDDGSVPNDNPFVGNPEVLDEIYAYGLRNIQGLVVDPATNQIWVTDHGPRGGDKLNRIEAGNNYGWPIVTRGLDYGTEGPFPDAIARRAEGIAPPFYEFLPTHAPSGLAFVTAPQFSAWQGNLLAGGLRSQRIRRVVFDANEVLHEEELLLRTVGRIRDVRQGPNGHIYVLTDESDGGLYRIEPIN